One window of Gloeothece citriformis PCC 7424 genomic DNA carries:
- a CDS encoding GGDEF domain-containing protein: MLHPQTTLLINVIQKLSLARELETIISLVKDTARDLTEADGASFILQDNDHCFYVDENAIAPLWKGKRFPMSICIGGWVMLNRQPVIITNVFGDNRIPFEAYEPTFVKSLAVVPIRTQAPVGAIGVYWSRHHCATAEQIQTLQALADSTSIAMENVQIYSQLEQRVQERTLALESANQSLKQEITERKRAEEEVRRLSVTDELTGLYNRRGFLFLAEQQWKLAHRHKTLYVLVFLDLDGLKKVNDTYGHEIGDRMISDLATLLKNNLRESDIIGRVGGDEFVIFALKKFGDSQELTKRLQLAINQFNLQEKRVYQLSASIGIVDCHPCENCSLEKYMANADAAMYMQKRAKKQARV, encoded by the coding sequence ATGTTACATCCTCAAACCACATTATTAATTAATGTCATTCAAAAACTTTCCCTAGCTAGAGAGCTTGAGACGATTATTAGTTTAGTGAAAGATACAGCCCGTGACCTAACTGAGGCTGACGGAGCATCTTTTATTTTACAAGATAATGATCACTGTTTTTATGTCGATGAAAATGCGATCGCTCCGCTTTGGAAAGGGAAACGATTTCCCATGAGTATTTGTATTGGGGGATGGGTAATGTTAAACCGTCAACCCGTAATTATTACCAATGTATTTGGAGATAATCGTATTCCTTTTGAAGCTTATGAACCGACCTTTGTCAAAAGTTTAGCCGTTGTCCCTATCCGAACACAAGCCCCTGTCGGTGCAATTGGAGTTTATTGGAGTCGCCATCACTGTGCTACAGCAGAACAAATTCAAACTTTACAAGCTTTAGCGGATAGTACCTCAATTGCGATGGAAAATGTGCAAATTTATTCGCAATTAGAACAACGAGTTCAAGAACGTACCCTTGCTTTAGAAAGTGCTAATCAATCCTTAAAACAAGAAATTACGGAGAGAAAACGCGCAGAAGAAGAAGTGCGTCGTTTGTCTGTAACAGATGAATTAACTGGGTTATATAATCGTCGGGGTTTCCTATTTTTAGCCGAACAACAATGGAAATTAGCCCATCGACATAAGACTCTTTATGTGTTAGTTTTTTTAGATTTAGATGGATTAAAAAAAGTTAATGATACTTACGGTCATGAAATAGGAGATAGAATGATCTCAGATTTAGCAACCCTGTTAAAAAATAACTTGCGTGAATCTGACATAATTGGTCGAGTAGGAGGGGATGAATTTGTGATTTTTGCCCTCAAAAAATTCGGGGATAGTCAAGAACTGACTAAGCGGTTACAACTGGCAATTAATCAATTTAATCTTCAGGAAAAAAGGGTTTATCAATTATCCGCTAGTATCGGAATTGTGGATTGTCATCCTTGTGAAAATTGTTCTTTAGAAAAGTATATGGCCAATGCAGATGCAGCTATGTATATGCAAAAACGAGCTAAAAAGCAAGCTAGAGTTTAA
- a CDS encoding shikimate dehydrogenase codes for MPLITGKTKLLGVIGDPVEHSLSPVMHNAVIDHLNLNYIYVPFAVKPEDLRTAIAGLEAIGVVGFNLTIPHKQTIIPLLSTISETAQLVGAVNTVWRTETGWSGTNTDVHGFLAPLKRLNLPWSQVSPVILGNGGAARAVVVGCYEMGCRQISVVGRTKEKLDHFYQSWQNTPIQEALRVYLWEDLPQLVSKTQLLINTTPLGMSPHIDQSPVDLTVMKKLQPGAIAYDLIYTPNPTLFLKEAQQQGAIIIDGLEMLAQQGALALSIWIKQSVPVEIMSQSLRDYLNL; via the coding sequence ATGCCACTCATTACCGGAAAAACTAAACTTCTAGGGGTTATCGGCGATCCTGTTGAACATTCCCTCTCTCCCGTCATGCACAATGCAGTGATTGATCACTTAAATTTAAACTATATTTATGTTCCTTTTGCCGTGAAACCCGAAGACTTACGAACAGCGATCGCCGGCTTGGAAGCCATAGGAGTGGTAGGATTTAATCTGACTATTCCCCACAAACAGACGATTATTCCCCTACTGTCAACGATTTCTGAGACAGCACAATTAGTGGGGGCTGTCAATACCGTATGGCGGACAGAAACGGGATGGAGTGGGACAAATACGGATGTACATGGGTTTTTAGCTCCATTAAAACGATTAAACTTACCTTGGAGTCAAGTTAGCCCCGTAATTTTAGGCAATGGGGGAGCAGCAAGAGCAGTTGTAGTGGGCTGTTATGAAATGGGATGCCGTCAAATTAGCGTTGTAGGACGGACAAAAGAGAAATTAGACCATTTTTATCAAAGTTGGCAAAATACCCCGATTCAAGAGGCTTTAAGGGTGTATCTGTGGGAAGATTTACCCCAGTTGGTATCCAAAACTCAGTTATTAATTAATACAACCCCGTTGGGAATGTCGCCTCATATTGATCAGTCTCCGGTAGATTTAACCGTGATGAAAAAGCTACAACCGGGGGCGATCGCTTATGATTTAATTTATACGCCGAATCCTACCTTATTTTTAAAAGAAGCCCAACAACAAGGAGCGATAATTATTGATGGATTAGAAATGTTAGCGCAACAAGGAGCATTAGCCCTCTCAATCTGGATAAAACAATCTGTTCCTGTAGAAATCATGAGTCAATCCTTGAGAGATTATTTAAACCTGTGA